The DNA segment TTATGATTGCCTTCAAAGACAAGAGAATCACCCGTTTCCAAATCCTGTGATTGAATTGTAAAAAAAATTCCCGTCTCGCTGATTCCCTTTTCTTTTTTGAGTAAAACGGTAGAAGGAAAAAAGCCCGAGCCGTCCTCTCCATCCCAAGAAGATTTCGGAGGTTGATATTCGATTTCGTCAATATCGATATCCCAGACCCCTACTTCGGTTTGATTTTCCTTTTTTTCATCCAGAAGAAAAAAACTGGCAACAAGCAAGACTAACGCGACAAGAAAAAGAATTCCCCTTTTCAAGACTCCTCTCCTTCCTGTCTTCGTTTTTGAATCAATGCAAGAGAAGAAAGAACGGCGATCAATCCCGGAAAGATAAACATTCCTAAAATCCATACGACTCTTTTTTGAGTATCGGTCAAGGATACGGTGCTGACTTCTTCCTTCTTAGGTTGAATGGATGTCAGAGAAAGATTTTGATACATCCAAGTGACCGATGACGTCGCCAATTCGTAGTTGGTTCCGTAGGAAATAAATTGATCCGTAATCCAGGAGGTTCCCGAAAAAATAACGACTCGCCCTTCTTCTTTAGAATCGGAATTTCCATTTGGATCGGATTGTACAAGAGGCGGTGTCACGGAATTCGGATCGGCTTTGGATTCCTTTGCAGCCTCCGCGGATTTGGAAATCGTTTTCAGAATCATCCCCAAAATCACGTTTCGTTTTTCTTCGCCGGTGTCCAGTTTTCCATTATTATTTTTATCTAATATAGATTCGCCGCCGGATTCCATCAAAGGAAACGCTTCCAAAGTTTTTCCACCCGAGGCCAAAGAAGACAAAGGAAGAAAAAATCCGCCAAACGGAAACATAGACCCCATTTCTTTTCTAGTCAGAGTTTCTTCGATCGGATGTTTTCTAAATGACTTTGCAATGATCACACCGGGTTGACTCGGAATCTGGGAAAGAACACTCTTCTCAAATCCATAACCCGATTTTTCCAAGAGCCAATTGAAATTTTCTGTTCCCTTCTGATCAATTGTGATAAGAACCTTTCCTTTTTTCTTTTCTATAAAATCCAAGATCGCCGTCTGAGCCTCTTTTGAAAAAGCAACCGTAGGACCGGCAAGGATCAGGACGTCAGCGTTTTCCGGGATTCTACCGGGCCAACCTTCCGCGATTCCGAGACCTTTAACCTTAAAATTGAGAAAGCTCAGGGAGTTGGACAGAATTCCGACCTTTTCGTTGGGCAGATTTTGAAAGATAGCGGAATAACGCTCCCCATTGGATTGGGTAAAGTAAACGTTCTTTTCTTCGGTGGTGATGTTTACGATCGCCTGAACCAATTTACGTTCCAGGTCTTCCAAATCGTTTTTTTCCTTAACCGAAACTCTTTGTTCCGCAAATTGTTTACCGTCTAACGTAAGAGGTTTTTTAACCCGAAGCAAAATGATTCCGTTTGAAACCTGGCCAAATTCCGCGAGATCGTCCAGTTCCACATCGGCGTTGATAAAACGAACCTTAAACTGAGGACTGAGCGATTGTAACTGATCCAGATAAATTTCAAGATCGGGACGAATTCTTCTCAGAGAAAAGGAATTTGCCTTATCGCTTGAAGTCGTATTCTCCAGAGGTCTCGGATAAAAAGCGATCACCTCAACTTCCTTATCCACGTTCTTTAGAATTTTTACCGCGGTCGGACCGAAGGAATACTGGCCTTTGGAACTCAGATCAAAGTTATGATTTCGTATTACGGAAACGTAATTGATGACTACCAAAATCACAAAAACGACCGCTAAATTTAGAATAAAATAGCGCACCAACGCTTGTTTCGAAGTTTTCAATACACTCTGGGCTCCGGCGGAATCCTTTCCCAATTCTTTTAAAAGAGTGAGAATGAGAAAACCAAGCGCGGATAAAACGAGCAGGACTAAAAGAATTTCACGAAATCTTTCGTTTCCAGAATGGGATCCCGATGATTTTAGCGCCAACTCTTCGAGATAAACCCTAAGATGATAGATTCCAAACGTCAGCAAACCCAAACCTGCGGAAAGATAGGAATTCCATTCCTCCCGAATGTTTTTTTTCTGAACGTATCGATACGCGGGTTCTAAGATCAAAATCGCGAGAACGAATCCCATCCAAAACAAACGTGTCCCGGGAGTCAAAATGCTGTCGCGAACCGGAAAATAAAGATAGAGCGCCGTTAGCGATATCCATGGAAAAATTCTAAGCAGAATGGATTCTTTCATCCTCTCCATCTCCTAGATTCCAAAACTTTTACGGTGAGATAAAGAAAGAATAACGCGCCGCTGATAAAGAACACAATACCATTCAAGGGTAGAACTCCTTTACAAAATCCAATGAAGTGAGAAAAAATATGCAAGTGATACAACACCTTTCTAGTTACCGAATCGAACAAATACGAAAAGTATCCGGAAACCCAAAGAGTCAAAATGATCACGATCGAAATCAAAAGAGAGGTCATCTGATTTTTGCCAAGACTACTTCCGAAAAGTCCGACCGCAAAGGAAAACATTCCCAAAAGAAAAACACCGATAGTTCCGGAGACAACGATGTAAAGAGGAGCTTTCCAAAAAGAGTATAAAAAAATCGGAAATAGACCGTTCACAAAAACCGCGATCAGAAAACAAATCAAGGCGCCAAAAAGGAACTTACCGGCTATAATTTCCAAATCCGTGATCGGCGCCGTAAAAAGAAATTCAAGAGTGCCTCTGTTTCTTTCCTCGGTGATGCTTCCCATTGATAGAATCAACATCGCGATGATGATCGTGGACATAAAGGAAAGAAACGTAATTACCGTCGTATCCACGTAATTTGTGCCAGAATTAAAGTTGAGAATGAGCACAAAAAGCGAATTCAAAAACGCTGTTCCGCCGAAAACCAAAGGAGCCATAAAGGTTCCGAAGAACACCTTTACTTCCTTGAAAAAAATCCATTTAATATTTTGAAACATAAATTTTTCAAACCTGATCCATAAAGATCTTTTCTAACGTGACTTCCTGCTTACGAATGTATTCCAATCGAGGAGAAGAGGAAGCAGACTTAAATAACGTATCCTTAAATTCCCTCTCGGAAGAAGTCGAAACAAGAAACGTATTTCCTCTCGAATCCTCACCGATCGATTGAATTTTATCGGAAACCACACCGGGCAACGAGGAAAGATATTGTTTACCGGATTCGACGTTTGTTCCGGAAAGAGTCACTTCCAGACCCGAAAGTTTTTCCATCTCGTCTTCGAGTTGTTTTCTATCTTTCTGAGAAACCATTCTACCTTTGTGTAGAAATAAAAATCGATTACAGGTTTTATAAACTTCCGGAAGAATATGACTCGAAAGAAGAATCGTATGACCTTCTCTGAGAGAATGAATTAAATTTCTAATTTCAACGATCTGTTTTGGATCGAGCCCGGAAACCGGTTCGTCCAAAATGATGATTCTTGGATTTCCCAAAAGCGCTTGGGCGATTCCCACTCTTTTTCGATAACCGAGAGAAAGAGTTTCGATATTGCTTTTCCGAACATCGGAGAGAAAGGTTCTTTCACAAACCCTTGCAATTTCGGCTTCGATCGATTCGGAAGAAATCTGTTTGATTCTC comes from the Leptospira sp. WS92.C1 genome and includes:
- a CDS encoding Gldg family protein; amino-acid sequence: MKESILLRIFPWISLTALYLYFPVRDSILTPGTRLFWMGFVLAILILEPAYRYVQKKNIREEWNSYLSAGLGLLTFGIYHLRVYLEELALKSSGSHSGNERFREILLVLLVLSALGFLILTLLKELGKDSAGAQSVLKTSKQALVRYFILNLAVVFVILVVINYVSVIRNHNFDLSSKGQYSFGPTAVKILKNVDKEVEVIAFYPRPLENTTSSDKANSFSLRRIRPDLEIYLDQLQSLSPQFKVRFINADVELDDLAEFGQVSNGIILLRVKKPLTLDGKQFAEQRVSVKEKNDLEDLERKLVQAIVNITTEEKNVYFTQSNGERYSAIFQNLPNEKVGILSNSLSFLNFKVKGLGIAEGWPGRIPENADVLILAGPTVAFSKEAQTAILDFIEKKKGKVLITIDQKGTENFNWLLEKSGYGFEKSVLSQIPSQPGVIIAKSFRKHPIEETLTRKEMGSMFPFGGFFLPLSSLASGGKTLEAFPLMESGGESILDKNNNGKLDTGEEKRNVILGMILKTISKSAEAAKESKADPNSVTPPLVQSDPNGNSDSKEEGRVVIFSGTSWITDQFISYGTNYELATSSVTWMYQNLSLTSIQPKKEEVSTVSLTDTQKRVVWILGMFIFPGLIAVLSSLALIQKRRQEGEES
- a CDS encoding ABC transporter permease, with the translated sequence MFQNIKWIFFKEVKVFFGTFMAPLVFGGTAFLNSLFVLILNFNSGTNYVDTTVITFLSFMSTIIIAMLILSMGSITEERNRGTLEFLFTAPITDLEIIAGKFLFGALICFLIAVFVNGLFPIFLYSFWKAPLYIVVSGTIGVFLLGMFSFAVGLFGSSLGKNQMTSLLISIVIILTLWVSGYFSYLFDSVTRKVLYHLHIFSHFIGFCKGVLPLNGIVFFISGALFFLYLTVKVLESRRWRG
- a CDS encoding ABC transporter ATP-binding protein; amino-acid sequence: MIKVKNLSKFYGRKLAIDRLNFELGEGEIVGLLGLNGAGKTTTIRILTGYLIASDGICEIDGTNTFENPLEVKKKIGYLPETPPLYPELSVQDYLKFAARIKQISSESIEAEIARVCERTFLSDVRKSNIETLSLGYRKRVGIAQALLGNPRIIILDEPVSGLDPKQIVEIRNLIHSLREGHTILLSSHILPEVYKTCNRFLFLHKGRMVSQKDRKQLEDEMEKLSGLEVTLSGTNVESGKQYLSSLPGVVSDKIQSIGEDSRGNTFLVSTSSEREFKDTLFKSASSSPRLEYIRKQEVTLEKIFMDQV